From one Astatotilapia calliptera chromosome 10, fAstCal1.2, whole genome shotgun sequence genomic stretch:
- the rtn4rl1a gene encoding reticulon-4 receptor-like 1, with the protein MFRPGYGGVELLLVLWGLDLSSPCPRHCICYTSPSTVSCQAHNFHAVPEGIPAQSERVFLQNNKIQRLLRGHFSPTTTMLWLYSNNISYIQPSTFHGFDRLEELDLGDNRHLKAIASDTFLGLGRLHALHLYHCGLITLPPGIFSGLHNLQYLYLQDNQLEFLEDDLFIDLLNLSHLFLHGNRLWSLRQNTFRGLGVLDRLLLHQNRIQWVDRQAFHDLRRLTTLYLFNNSLTELSGATLTLLPALEYLRLNDNPWECDCKALSLWDWLRRFRGSTSSLMCVSPPELTGRDLKTLKKEELPSCISGESHAHGAPGREIEHGESLNHLNRHRNHHNHHQRPYLPHGDQYSLPSPSPLPRPPKGGRRNCTRRGRKAKGGLNEVQVLQEGGEKDYTPDGDKYDLSATTRRKNKCIPRTSVGPPIGVQRANNKAGSHHAGLVSCLSSALLLSLYFVILR; encoded by the exons GTTACGGTGGGGTGGAGCTACTGTTGGTGTTGTGGGGCCTGGATCTCTCTTCACCCTGCCCTCGCCACTGTATCTGCTACACTTCACCTAGCACTGTCTCCTGCCAGGCCCACAACTTCCATGCTGTGCCTGAGGGCATCCCCGCTCAGAGCGAGCGCGTTTTCTTGCAAAACAACAAGATCCAACGGCTACTTCGAGGGCATTTCTCGCCCACTACCACTATGCTGTGGCTTTACTCCAACAACATCTCCTATATACAACCATCCACCTTCCATGGCTTTGACCGCCTAGAGGAGCTTGATCTTGGGGACAACCGGCACCTGAAGGCCATTGCCTCGGACACCTTCCTGGGCCTTGGTCGGCTACATGCCCTTCATCTATACCACTGTGGCCTGATCACCCTCCCTCCCGGGATCTTTTCAGGCTTACATAATCTCCAGTATCTCTATCTACAG GATAACCAGTTAGAATTCCTAGAGGATGATTTGTTCATCGACCTTCTGAACCTCAGTCATCTCTTCCTACATGGCAATCGTCTATGGAGTCTTCGCCAGAACACTTTTCGAGGTCTAGGAGTCTTAGACCGGCTCCTTCTCCACCAGAATCGAATCCAGTGGGTTGATCGTCAGGCCTTCCATGACCTTCGGCGTCTCACTACTTTGTACCTGTTTAATAACTCCCTCACTGAGCTGTCTGGAGCCACCCTGACTCTTCTACCAGCCCTGGAGTACCTGCGACTCAACGACAACCCCTGGGAGTGTGACTGCAAGGCCCTGTCGCTTTGGGATTGGCTGCGGAGGTTCAGaggctccacctcctctctGATGTGTGTTTCGCCGCCTGAGCTGACAGGGAGGGACCTGAAAACGCTCAAGAAAGAGGAGCTGCCCAGCTGCATATCAGGCGAGAGTCATGCGCATGGCGCCCCAGGCAGAGAGATTGAGCACGGGGAGTCTTTAAACCACCTGAATCGTCACAGAAACCATCACAACCACCATCAGCGGCCATACTTGCCCCACGGGGACCAGTACAGCTTGCCTTCACCCTCACCCCTACCACGGCCACCTAAAGGAGGCCGCCGAAACTGTACTCGCCGTGGCCGCAAGGCAAAAGGGGGGCTCAATGAGGTGCAGGTACTTCAGGAGGGGGGTGAAAAAGACTACACTCCAGATGGTGATAAATATGACCTGTCTGCCACAACAAGGAGGAAGAACAAGTGCATCCCCAGAACTTCCGTTGGCCCACCAATTGGGGTCCAGAGAGCTAATAACAAAGCAGGGTCACATCATGCAGGTTTAGTTTCGTGTTTGTCATCAGCTCTGCTGCTGTCACTCTACTTTGTGATCCTACGTTGA